The genomic DNA CAGCCTTCAGATTTCTGAGCAACCAGTCAACTGATCACCTTGCTGCTCAATGAATTTAAAATcatcataataaaaaaaccaaaagtcaGCATGCAGTAAGAACAGTGACCAGTTCTGGAAGGGGACAACTCCCACTTCTCcaccaaaagaagaaaaggaactgctgctccctgcaccccaaacacacacacgcacacagaggagGTCAAGAGACTATTTTAAGAAACTGCCAAACTCATCCTTGAACCATGATCTTGATTTAGGACTTCAGTGCACCATTCTCAAATCAATGCGTGCAGCCAAGTTTTCCATGCCAGATGCTACctctggaaaaaaagtaaataataataataataataaaaaaaataaaaatcaagagacTTCTGCCCACTGGAAAACTTTCTACCAGATGCTAAAGGGATGACAAGCACTGATCCGAACCCTAGGAAACAGTAACATGCATCAGTAACCTGAGGTATCTTCCCATTTCTAGGTCTTACTGCTAAGATCAATTACATCCAGTAACTGTGCTGTATCCTTAAGGAATTATTGGGGAACAGTGAACCTGCCTGCAATAAATGAGCACCGGTGCGTAACAAGCACATGTGAACGCTACAGCAAGGTTCACAGAGGGCTAACCCTGGTCAGTACTGAAGCAGGGGGGTTTTCTTCTCAAcccccttattaaaaaaaaaaagggaagggaggacagaaaaaaataaagaaaaaggaaaaaaaggaaagatagaaAACACAGGTCCCCCATCTACCTGCACAGAGCCAGGCAGACAAGCTCAGCTGGAGGTGGTGAAGGGCGCGGATGCGTTATTGGTACTGGTAGCGGTGGCACCGGTCACTGCGAAGCCCGTGGGAGGAGCTATGGAGCTGTGGCTGGGCTGCAGGTCCTTGGGGATGCCACTGTGGGAGCTCAGCTGGTGCCCGAAGGCTGCGCTGAACTGAGGGAGCTGTTGTTTAGGGGAGGTGGAGGCCATGAGTTCAGCGGAGGCAGGACCCATGCCACTAAAACTGGTCTGCGGTAACCCCGGAAGCACACTGGAGCTGTTGGGGGTCACAGTGGCGAAGGCAGGCTGTGTGGTCTCTGAGTGCGAGGTGGTAGGTGGTGTGGACAGGGAGGTGGACAGGAGGTGTCCATCTGCACCAAGAAGGTTGCTAAACGGAGAGGGGTCCCCAAGATTGACAGGAAGATTTCCCCAGTGAGTTCTGGGGTTGACCACCCCACTAAGTGGCACATCCAGCTGAGTTGGGAGCAAGTGCTGTGCCATCATGGGCATCTCTGCTGAGAAGGTAGCTGCCAAATTATCACCAGAAAAGGATGTGGTGTGAGGGGATGTGATATGGTCACTGTAGGGAGACGGCACATGCTCACTATCATAATGGCTTCCATGGGGTGAGGAGTGTGAATGGTCACTGCTGTATTGCTGTCGTGAGGTGATCAGGTCATCTGCCTTGCtcagcagctgggcagggtggggCCTCTGGGAGGCATGGCTGCCATCATGAAGTCCATGAAACTGTCCTGGGAAGGCTCTCTCCCCAAGGCCACTCTGGCTTATCAGAGTGGCAGAAGTAAGGCCGACGTTGGCTGGGGCTGAGAATTGCCCCTGGATCTGCCCTGCCAGGGGCGTAGGTGGGTTGGACAAGGTAGCAGAACGGAGCAAGTTCTCATCCAGCTCCAGACCGGAGAAATTATCATGTACTATACGCCCATTCAACAGCTCCCCCAGATCCGTGTTAACCTCTCGACTCAAGGACTGCATTCCTGGAGCTCCAGCACCTGTAGAGAACACCCCTATCCCTCTATCTGACAGCTCCTGAACTGGCACACCATCTGTCTGTGTAAGTACTCCAATGGTACTCAGGCACTCAAGAGAAGTTACAGCCTGTAGGGCCCGTTCCAGTTCTTCAGCCTCTTCTGTAGTCGGAAGGAGATCTCCATTTTTACCTGCAGAAACAGGGACACCAGAAGTTAGCATGCTCCTCTCATGTGAGCCTGGCACTGGCACTTTAAGGATGCAGATGTACAGACAGTTCAGTACAGAGCTGCAGCGTATGATGACCTTCCAGAATGGCTTGCAATACACAGAAGATTTCATTCACCAGTGTTCACTAGGTAAGCACggtaagaaaaatgagaaattacaCCTTCCTCTTCAATGGAACTccctctctctgccctcctcttccACATACTACAATATAAGATGCCTCCCAAACTTACTAGACCCAAAGTAAAAAACGCTTAAATACGATTTTCCTCATGCTGCAGTAACACAAATATTCCAGAAACTCCCTTCTACTTACCACATTACAGCCTGGACCTAAAATTTTCACCATCAGTATAATTTAGCTTAATTTCGACTCAAACACAGTCTGACGTCACGTCATATTAGAAAATGACCAAAGAAATCATATACCCCAGCTCTGGGCTGTTCCAATTTCTTTGTTATATGTGATAGGTACAGAGCTTTAGAATCCAGAAATTCAGGCACAGTTCTGATCAAAAGCTagtttcaaaaatgtatttaaagattTTGTTCTCACTCTCTTCTCCTTTTATCAAAGGCCAGCATTGACTGGGAATCCAGCCCCACTCAATGGCAGAAAGATGCCATTACTGAAAATACGCTTCATTAAACTGCAACACTGAcaggcaataaaaatgtaaaatgaattattaaaatactaaaCCAATTAGGATTTTCAGAGCAGTAATtataaaagcaagcagagaactACACACACCAATCTTCTTAAAGTCTGCTTTACTTCAGAGctcacaaacaaacaacagagcAAACACACGCTTCCTTGTTTAGAATTTATTACCTCTGTAGGAAAGCAAGAAACCcctcaaaatgcattttagaaacaCTCACTTCTTCATTTCACTGACTGTGTTCACGttagtataaaataaaataaaatggtaccttcaaagaaatcaaaatctTGCAAGTCATCGGGCAGCCGCGGCAGAACATCAGAGAAGTCCTCCTGATTCAATTCCAAGTCATGTGGAATGTCTGTGATTTCGTTGGCGATATCATCAGGCAGCTCATCGGCACTCAGCTCTGGTGTGGAGGGGCTCCTGGACAAAAAGTACCATTAGTCCCCAGTGTTCAATTCTGATTCCTCTAAATGACAACTATGAATGCATGTCCACCTATAATGTGTGTTTCCATCCCCCTCCGCCCCATCACATAGGGAAAAATTGCTTTTAGAAAGTTTCTTTAGGAAGCTTACACTTAGGCTATTGATTAAATACGTAAGATGGGGCATTAGGAGCAAGACATTTTATCCATCAAACTCAATAACTGCTGTAATCTAAAATGACCCACTCaaggtttttttccagcagtcaCTCGGAGATGCAATTTCTAGCCCCGCTCCAGATGCTGATCAGCACAGCAACACCACACCTTTCTACAATGCTCATTGACAACATTCAAGCTAGCAGTGGGCAAACTGGGGCACGGCTACCACTGACCGTATGTGGGGCATCTCTACtggcagtgagacactggcagGCATGGTGAGGTTCCCTTGGGGCACTGCAGGAGGAATGGGTTTCTGGGGCCGGCGTGGGCCTCGCCTTCTCTTCTTCTTGTGTTTTTTGGTAAGTGCAGGTGGCTTCGTTTTTTTCCTGggtttcctctgctgctggtgctgaaCTTTACGGGAGCTGTCCCCTCTCAAGAAATTGTCCTTTGGGAATAAAACAATAGCATATTAAGAACAAGTAttactttccttgctttttgccCTGGCCATTCCACAGACATCTCTGTTCACATGTAATGCAAGGGAGACTGCTAACTTACACCCAGGCAAGGTTATGAAAATTAAGTTGTTTCCTTCCTCACTGATCCCAATGGCAAAAATCACATAGACCAAATTATGAGGTACGCTCAATAAGAGGCTGTGCAGCGTCACTTTAAAAATCATCATAGCAAACCCTAACTAAATCAGTGCAAAACTGTATCCTTTGGCAGCATTCCTGCAAGTATTAAAGACAGAACACTTGTGACGCGGCGATAATGGGGGTAGTGTTCAGCAGCTGAACCCAGCATCTTCAAGCGCCCACTGCCAAAAAAGGGGGACAGCACTGCAGAATTAATACTGTAGGTCTAGGGTAAGGATGTGGGTAAACAACTAAGGCCTCATTGCTTTTGAACAGCAATCATTGacgaattaaaaaataaatcaaaccatcATCAGTTTTCAGTTGCCACCATACTGGGAATGGCAGAAGATTGCCCACGCTACAGAAGTAAACCTTGAGACACACTGAAGATTGCccaggagagggggaaaatcCCATACAAATCTCTGTAGCACAGACCCTCACGTTTTAATCCAGAAAACTCCATAATTCACAAGTATTGGAGAGGCTGGACAAAACAGTAACAATAAACCCACAACCACCCAACAACagaacaacaccaaaaaaaaggcagttttacgCCTAATGCCTTGAAGGAGGGGCAAGACAGAAGCGGGTTTGTGAATTATCCTAAAAATTTTGTTCCGGAAGATGGGACGCAtaaaaggagagcagaggactTTATCTTAATTTCTGCATTCTCTCAACTTGTAGTAGGCCACTGCTTTTCCTCTGGGATCCACAGATCCTTGAAGGAGGTTAAAGATAAATTCTAATAGTCATCAAAAGGTAAATAAAGCAAACCAATAAACCATTATTTGTATGCTGGTAATTGCTATCTACACTTCCTCTAGAAAATATTTTGGGCCCCATGTACTGAGACTGCTTGAGATGCAGTGTTCTTACCATACCACACTCGTACTATATTCAGATCCAAGGGCCAGGAGTTACCCCAAATAAAATGACCGCAGGATGTCTCACAATGATTTTCTATTTCTTGATTCAAGAGAGGAATCAAATTTCTTCCAGTGAAGGAAATTCTCATGCACACTTTGTTATATCCTCAAAATTATGTAAAAGATTTTCACAACATACTTTATATAATTGGCAATGTTTGGCATGTTTTACTCTCTTCAgaaatataaaaggaaacaaGCTCTTAAGTTTGTAAACTTGCTAGTTGTCAAGCAAGAGTTCATAGAAAGACAGGCGTTAAAACTCCTGATCATCTCAATACACAAATAATTACGGTTTTGGCTTTGTACTTACCATTTTTTTGGCATGTTCTTCGCACAGAGGTGTCTGATGTGTAATGTCAAAAACTGGCACAGAGCACTGTTGTCCATCCGCAAACTTGGCTGTGCAACTTGAGAAGAGCTGCTGAGAACGATTCAATAAGATATCTGTGCATTTCTGCATCAGGAATAACACACAAGGCAACGATGGAGGAACGCCCTTTGATTTATCAATCTGATGAAGATCAGAGCCTTCAACTCTATCTGTCCACAGATGCTATTTTTAATGAGTACCTTAACTTTGTTATTGAAGTTCAAAGCTAGGTAAGGCTTAAACCCAACTTTTGCAGTGAAAAACTGCATTCATGCAGAATCTCTAATGATTTTATTATATATTGAGATAGTTTTATGGAAGCAGCCATTTCACTAATGAGTTCTTAGCAAAAAGAAGCCTTTTCCTGGAGTCTTAATCAATAGATCAATAGTAGCAGTTGGAACAGTGTAGTCAACAGGACTATTTCCTTACAGACTAA from Chroicocephalus ridibundus chromosome 7, bChrRid1.1, whole genome shotgun sequence includes the following:
- the INO80D gene encoding INO80 complex subunit D, with product MYEGKHIHFSEVDNKPLCSYSPKLCKQRRLNGYAFCIRHVLEDKTAPFKQCEYVAKYNSQRCTNPIPKSEDRRYCNSHLQVLGFIPKKERKKKNDPIEEVKVRHQMDAMAFSLTVPTLALKMPNGLDGMSLSPPGARLPLHYLEAELEDPFAFNEEDDDLKKGATVRKKLQSKLAQNRQRQRETEILKVRQEHFSPLPAPLQQQPLQQQHSHLPPSSASLKPTGLPQGVVCKSPQPPNTSLPMQGVAPTTHTIAQARQLSNKRPLPLLPPTRAPVTDPPRTDRVLMKATAFSPHLSCMSRLQRLVKLCTRKQQLDTDLFPHLGLDWSEDSGEELEDSEQTSPYQVAWSIRETLGYERHESDDDNADDRSSRVTRLCTYFQQKYKHLCRLERAESRQKKCRHTLRKALLQAASREPERAGQLIQELRRATCARTSTSQARQRDAEPTTCSGTSKGEQCTNKALPFTRHCFQHILLNRSQQLFSSCTAKFADGQQCSVPVFDITHQTPLCEEHAKKMDNFLRGDSSRKVQHQQQRKPRKKTKPPALTKKHKKKRRRGPRRPQKPIPPAVPQGNLTMPASVSLPVEMPHIRSPSTPELSADELPDDIANEITDIPHDLELNQEDFSDVLPRLPDDLQDFDFFEGKNGDLLPTTEEAEELERALQAVTSLECLSTIGVLTQTDGVPVQELSDRGIGVFSTGAGAPGMQSLSREVNTDLGELLNGRIVHDNFSGLELDENLLRSATLSNPPTPLAGQIQGQFSAPANVGLTSATLISQSGLGERAFPGQFHGLHDGSHASQRPHPAQLLSKADDLITSRQQYSSDHSHSSPHGSHYDSEHVPSPYSDHITSPHTTSFSGDNLAATFSAEMPMMAQHLLPTQLDVPLSGVVNPRTHWGNLPVNLGDPSPFSNLLGADGHLLSTSLSTPPTTSHSETTQPAFATVTPNSSSVLPGLPQTSFSGMGPASAELMASTSPKQQLPQFSAAFGHQLSSHSGIPKDLQPSHSSIAPPTGFAVTGATATSTNNASAPFTTSS